AGTGACAACTATCAATCTGAATATTGTTATCCATGACAACCAAGTAGCATAGAAAGACTTTAGAGTTTAAAACATGCATTGCTTGGAAGCTGCGTGAAGTCCAGATACCTCTaagagggactttttttttttttttttctttttgcggtatgcgggcctctcactgttgtggcctctcccgttgcggagcacaggctccggatgcacaggctcagcggccatggctcacgggcttagttgctccgcggcatgtgggatcttcccggaccagggcacgaacccgtgtctcctgcatcggcaggcggactctcaaccactgcgccaccagggaagccctaagagggACTTTTTAATCAACCTTACAAGGGCACTTTCAATAGGATTTTGTTCTTGTAAATATTTCCAGCTTCTGACTTTCACTAAAAAATTCTTCTAAATGACTTCTGCACCAGCATGAATAATTCTCTCCTTCCTTATCTTGCTTTAAACAATTCATTTTTGCTATAATTGAAGTAGAATGTACAGGACCTAAAGATTAACTCTAAGATTTAATTAAAAGACATAGCAAATAATGAATTGTAAAGAAAGGATTTTGAGGTTTGTATTTTGCTTAGATAATATTTAGATTTAGATATCCAGTGGGCAATTAGAAATATGGGCTTGAAACTCAAAAGAGAGGTGGAAGCTGAAAGTTTGGTATATACAGATAGGTGTGGAAACAATTGAGAGCGGATGAGCTTACCCAGAGAGGGTATGTGGAGCCAAAGAAACACCACTGACTTGGCACTGATACAAGTTAGTTTGTGGATATGCAACATTTGCCTCCCATCTCCACAAGATTGAAGATTCGTTGACTTTATTATAGACCTGATAAACATCTGGCCCAAATTGTTCCTATTTGCTTCTTTGTGGTTTTCTGGATATTATGAGGCTTTTGGTCAAAATCTCATGCCCAAAATACTACTGCCCTACCCAGCTCACTAAATTCATACAAGGATCTTGGGGCAGAATCTGTACTTTCCTTAATGAATAGATATATTGGTGGGTTTTGCTGCCTAgaataaatattaacattaattatACTGAATATTGTAAAGTATGAAAATGATCAGAATCCACAAGCACTTTATCTTATTAATTATGTATGAAGACACTTCACATAAGTAACCTAACTTTgtctattattttcttaatatgtgGTTAAAtcatgtttccttttgttttttgtttttgtcactcATTAGTaatattctttttacttctttaggATCCTGAACATGTGAAATTGAGTAACTCATTCACCAACTATCATGGAGCCTACATATCCTCTCATAGGGACCCAGATGAATACCAGGTatggaaatatttttacaaaatgttttctttcacagCTGCTCATATAACTTGGGTTggaatagaggggaaaaaataatctttagAACCAGGAAAATCTGGGTCCAtattccagctctaccacttattagGTGGGTGACCATgatcaagttatttaacttctctaagcctcagtttcctcatctgtaaattggggacaGTAATCTCTAACAGAAGATAATTGTGAAGGGTTAAATAAGATTACTAAACTAAAGGGTCTGGGacataggcactcagtaaatattagtctcatttcctccttctcttaTTTTAGTTTCACAGAGGGtctttttattgatgaaataGTACCTGAACTTTTGAGGCTAAAGataacatacatatttatttacatcCTAGACAAATGGGAAAGTGGTTGAGTTCCTTCTTCTAAACCCTAATTCCTTGATGGGAAAGATTTCACATTGGATGTATCAAGTTTCCTACGTGTCCCTAAGCCTTTCCCCACTCAAGTGGTGTAGGAAGGAGGAGCTTGCCACCTGTCTCCTGATTTTCTCAGTCTGTCACACCTCACTACTGTGAGGACCAGGCAAATTGGCTTGTGTTATTTGGCTCCTTGGAtcatttattgttcttttttcccccagagaagAACAATTAATGCTGATGTGtgaattttttcttctaaacTAGAATTGCATCCATGAGTTacctttattttctgtattatttttctctgtgccAGATGTTCTTGATGAAGACAATGGGAAACATGACCCAAAGAGGCTATCATATTCCTTTTGCTTAATTTTGGCCCTTCTGTTCTGTCCTGTTGCTACctcttattctttgaaaatttgtcaacctctgttcttctctttaattttattattgggTCAAATCCATTCCTTACATTCTAGGGAAGATAATATACTCGTGTGATTTGAACTGATTATTCCTGGCATATTCAACTCtagttttttaattcatttattgagCTCTGGTTTTCAGTAATCTGTGGGCTTTAGGGCAGcagttttgaattatttttggttACAGACCCATTTGAATATCTGATAGCCATGAATCTGATTCCTATaaggaaaaatacttttataCATACATGCAACATTTTGCACCCAATTTCAGGGTGTTTGTGTCTCTCTTGCCTCTGAAGTCTACCTGTATACCTAGATTAAGAAAAAGACTAATAACAGCATTTATTGAAATCTTGCTCTGCCAGGTtttgtgctaagcactttgcatacattatttttatttaatcctcacaacaaacccatgaggagtaggtactattattatccccctctttttttaaaaaaatgaggaaactagCATAGAGAGATGAACCAACCCAAAGTTATATAGTTGGTAAATGGTATAGCCAATATTTAAACTTGAAATGATTTCTACTCTGTACTGCAAGGAAGTAAACCTGAAGTAGTATAGGTTGGGCTTTAAAGGTACAATGGACTACTCAGAGCAAAAAGAAATAGCTAACATTGAGCACTTAAAATAAGCCAGGaatttttctaagcattttacatatattgacTCATATTCAATATAACTCTACCAGGAGATACTGATGTTATTCTGTTtagcagctgaggaaactgaggcacggaaaCATTAAATAACTTgatgaaggtcacacagccagcacaTTTTGAAGCCAGGTTTCAGACCTAAGCAGTTGATTTCCAGGCTTTGCTTTTAACCCTTATATGATACTGCCTCTCACCAAttggtaaataataaatatattagataTAGAGACATAGATAACTTGACAGTTGGTCACTTACTAcctttgtgaccttgaacaaatttcttaacttcagactgtcctcatttcaaaaaagggaaattaaaaatccTTAAAGATATTATGAGCTCAAATCAGACAAAGATTTGAAAGCAAATAGCTAAGAATGTGGTGGATAAAGCACTACATCATTCAGTTTCTAGTAGTATAAGCTTTGAAATCAGCCACACTtagattcaaattccagctctgctacttagcTGCTGTATCAAGTTATAAAAGTtacagtttgggggcttccctggtggcgcagtggttgagaatccgcctgccgatgcaggagacacgggttcgtgccctggtccgggaagatcccacatgccgcggagcagctaagcccgtgagccatggccgctgagcctgcgcgtccggagcctgtgctccgcaacgggagaggccacaacagtgagaggcccgcataccgcaaaaaaaaaaaaaaaaaaaaaaaaaaagttacagtttGTTATCTATAAAGTGGACAATAAAATGTTTCTGGAACAGTTTTAATGAGAAATATTGTATATGTAAAGTGCCCAGTAGGATGCCTAGTACATAGTAGGCGATCGGTAAATgggctaatatatatatatttttactgcaattgactttttttttttttttaatatttatttttttggctgtgctgggtcttagttgcggcacacgggatcctccactgcagcgcatgggcttctctctagttgtggcccgagTGCTCATTAGTTGAGGGCACAGGAGCTtaccccgaggcatgtgggatcttagtttcgccgacccagagatcgaacctgcgtcccctgcatcggaaggtggattcttaaccactggaccactgggaaaGTCCCTGGGGCTCATATTTTAGTTGAGAAGTTTTATCAGATGAAACACGAAAGTAAGATCTAGAACAAGATATTCTTAGTGCAtgatatgataaatattttttcagttcaaCTATTTCATAATCTGCTACCATGCAAATGTACTTTTGTAGGTAGCTCACTGTCAGAGCTTTCTTGCTTTAATTACATATGATTAAAAGCTCTGTGATGATATCCTATATGATTTAACATTGAAACCTTGCTTTACTTTGCTTGTGTGATCTTTGTGGAGGAATTATTTATGATGTCCTTTTGATGCTTCACCAATTAAATTtatgtgtgggacttccctgtcCATCCAATGGTTGAGATGCCACActtacactgcagggggcacaggtttgatccctggtgccTGATGCCACGTGGTGCTGccaaaaaaaacacagaacaatAACATTAAAAACTTATGTGATAGGACCCAAGATACCAAATTTGAAAACCCTGAAAAGTTTTTgtgcttttcataattttttaagtattatcTAGAAATCAGTTCAGAGGTatggatattaattttaaatttaaatgtaaattcatggtttatattcatttttcagtTACTTAAGATTTTATAGAATTGATATTcccagttctttttaaaaagactcacgtgtaaataaatatatatatggatggGATAAAAAGGACAGAAAGTCATACCTAAATTTTGAGTGCTTATTCTCTTGATAGCAGAGTTACAAgcgatttttctttcctttttactttttaaaaatatttttcaagtcttttaaaattacaaaagtaaCCTGAAAACCCTATCATTTACAGTTAAACTGTTTCTTGTAAAATTTCTACTGTTTTTCACTGtgctttgatttaaaaaaaaattttttttaaggttttcttcAAGCAGGATGGTGCCTTTCTATTTTCCTCCATCAAAATATGCACTTTGGAACCCAATGCCAATTGGAGATTATATCTACTTACATCTCAATTACCACAGgtataaaatgtttctctttccaAATCAAACCAGTTTAAACAGGAGTCAAAAGAATATGTAAGGCAATGATTACagtgaccctttttttttttttaacttttctattcAGGAGCTCCCCTCATGCAAAGTATTCTTTCTGCTGCTTCTTAAATCTGTTCCTTGTGCTTTTGAGAAGTAATCTTAATTTCACAGTTAAAATATTCTGCAAATCTAAAGTTCTAAGTATTATAggaattcaaaagagaaaaaatataataaaaactgagTTTTTCATCATGCTTCCTCATGGTGTTTTTGAAGAACACTGAGAAGATTGATTTTGAGTTGAATAGACAATATTAGAAGGGACAAAATATTTTGGTTATGGCCAGGATCGTGAAAGAAAGACATAGAAGCTTAGTCTTCAAGTAATAGAAAATAGAGATCCTCTGAGATTTTATATATGAGAGTTACTTGCTAAAAGCAGAATTCTAAGAAGGATGGATCATAGTGAGGAGACCCTAGAGTCAGCCTAATGCAAGATGGTTTTCTGTAATCCAAGGAACATAGATTTATTCTGTAGTGGTTTAAGGTGGTGTAACTGGAGTCAGACTTCCTGGAGGGTCAAATCCTGATTTTACCTTTTCTTATTTAAGTGACCTCAGTAAAGTAGCCAAGGATCAGTTTCcgtatttataaaatggggatatgacACTTGTTTCATAGTacttttgtaaggattaaatgagacaggcTGTAAAGCAGCagttggcacagtgcctggacaTAGGAGGTAGTCAATAAATGCTAGCTCTTATAAGGGTTTAGAGCAGTGTAGCAGTGTTGAGACCAAGAGGAAAGAATGAAACAAGGTGTTTTGAAGAAATGTATAGCATTTGATGATCAACTGAATAGAGGAACTAAAGGAAAATTACAAGTCAAAAAGTTTTTAAGGGCctccctcatggtgcagtggttaagaatctgcctgccaatgcaggggacacaggttcaagccctggtccaggaagatcccacatgccacagagcaactacacccatgcgccacaactagtgagcctgtgctctagagcctgcgagccacaactactgagcctttgtgccacaactactgagcctgcgtgcctagagcccgtgctccacaacaagagacgccaccgcaacgagaagcctgcactcctcaacaaagagtagcccctgctcaccacagctagagaaagcctgcgcacagcaacgaagacccaatacagccaaaaataaattttttaaaaaagaaaaaagtatttaagtTCTCAGAAAAGGGTGGTATCATTGACAAAAACAGAGAGTGTCTTGTGGAAGTTTAAATGTTTGTCAGACTTGTTCATTCTTTtctacatgtctgttaacctATATTTTCTATTGCCATCTTTCTCTTTTGCATTTTGAgtaatttcttttgttcttcagcTCTTCTAATTTTCTCTTTAGCTGTGCTTAGTTGCCATCTAATCTgttcatttaggtttttaaatgtGGGAGTATGCTATATATGTGaaagattatttataatatatacacacagtttATAGAATAATAAATTTGTCTGGTCTTTTTTCATAGTATCTTGTTCCTTACTCATATTTTAGAGtcccttttatatttctttaaacatgTGAATTGTATTTATATTCTGTATTCAGTAATGCTAGTATCTGAAGTCCATAGatcatatgtaaacaaatggatgTGACTATTTCAATCaaactttgtttacaaaaacagGAGGCCTCATAGGTtcttgatcctaaaattcataaaattaagaattttatgaATCCTGGAGAACAACCATAACTTCAGTGTCTGCTTATTGCAATTCTGCTTTCCAGGTAGCCCTTCTTACCCGCTGCCTTTGACCCTAGGATTTCCAACAGTGatctttctgtacattttaaaagatgtgtaTTATATTTTAGGCAACATTTCATGGCAGGAAGGTTTTTTAGGCTGTCAGATCCACCACATTCGTAAAAGactgttattatttttcagaaatccaAAGCTTGTGGTAACTGAAAAGACCATCCGACTTGCTTGTCGTCATGctaagcagaataaagaaaatttgcCATGCTTTTTACTTGGTTCTCTCACAGTAGATGAAGGTAATatactttgaaaaattatttttatgagtaTAATAGATTTTATGTTTACTGTTTCAGTCAATTACTGTAATGTACTTTGGCTAATTTTCTTTACTGTATACCAACGTTATGAAGATGAGTAAAAGTTGACACTACTCATCATAGACTTTACAGTTTGGTCAGttggataaatatatatgtaagtcattttttttaaatgaaagtttagTGTACTCTTAGTATGAACAAAATGCTTTCCTATAATCTAGGCTTGCTTGGTTAATTTCACATTTCATAATTGGTGTGCTATATAATAACTGCTGTTTTTGTTCTTCAGATGAAGAAAGTGTGACATTGACAATAGATCGTTTTGATCCTGGTCGAGAGGTACCTGAATGCTTAGAAAGAACCCCTACTGCTTCTCTTCCTGGGGACTTTGTGATCCCATGCAAAATTCATACTCAAGGACTTTGTTCAAGAGAAATAATAGTGCACAATGTAGATGACTTCAATTCAGCTTTTAAGGTGAGATTTGTTGATAATGTGATTATTTCCTTATTCAACACAAGAATCAAACTATGTGTACtgtgttatattttaataaaccCATATTTAATAGGTATTCATTTAATTCTGACTAAATGTTGTTGACCTAAAATTCAATTAGATATGGTTTCTGAGGACAGAAATCCTAGGTAGGTAATATGGGTAGCATTCCAGAAGAGGAAGCAACATGACCAAGATAGCAAAGTGCAAGATGTGCTCAGGGTAACATTGAGGGTGAAGATTTTTGCTGGATTTGTGGGCAGTCAGACTTGAGTATTAGTTTGTTTAGATCATAGAGAGCCTTGTCTGCCAGGCTACGGAATTTGAACTTTATCTAATGGGCcatgtttttctttgaaaatttctgAAAAGAGCAAATCGTGTTAAATCAGGTATAGTTAATGTAATAGGGAGGGCTGACTGAAGTTAGAATAGTTAGCCCATTGCAGCAGTCAGGTGTGTATTAGAGGGGGGTGTATTAGCCTATAGCAGAGTGGCGGCAGTGAGACCAGAAAGGGCACAGTCTGCATGAGCAACTACAGAGGAAGAACTAACTTGATGATTTGGAGTAATAAGAAAAGAATCAGAGAGGACTGGACCTTAGATTCTCTGAGACTGAGTCAAAGTTAATTTATGTCCATTTTTACCCacgtaataaatatttattgaaagcgaCATTCTCCAGTAAGAGTTTAAAATGCTGCTGGGACATATAGGTTGGAAATACGTGATGGAGCTtggtatataaattttttttgctttaacaTAATTATTCATGTAACCTTTTGGTCACATGGAAGAAATAAGAGAATTGAAATGTTGCAAATCAgaaattgtttaattttgttaGTGTGAGATATATGAAACAAAACCTTCAGAGATACGGACAAATTTCaaagctttaaaataattgtataatATTGATTCCTCAGGCTCTGCAGCATCATGTGTGTAGCAAAGATTCCTTGGATTGTGGTAAACTGCTTTCCCTAAGAGCTCATATCACTTCCAGGGAGAGTTTGGACACTGTGGATTTTGACTTGGATTGGGCAGCAGTAACTCTAGCAAATAACTTTAAATGCACACCTGTGAAGCCCATCCCCATTATTCCAACAGCTCTGGCAAGAAACTTGAGCAGTAATCTGAATATTTCTCAAGTTCAAGGTACATATAAATATGGGTAAGTAAAAGACCTATTcatccaaaattttaaatattcgtCACATtagtatattttcatgttattCACATAATATGAAATAATTGGTCAGTTTACATGCCTGAGATCTGTGGCAGCTAGATAAATAACCAAGGAAGGTgaaaaaattgttaatttttgctgaatatagttttctgataATGAGCCTAATGGAGGCTGGAGAATTATTTATAATacgcagggtttttttttaaaatttatttatttatttatttattggctgtgttgggtcttcattgctgtgcacaggctttctctagttgcagtgagcgggggctactcattgtcgtggcttctcttgttgcagagcatgggctctaggcacgcaggcttcagtagttgtggcacatgggctcagtagttgtggtttgcaggctctagagctcaggctcagtagttgtggtgcacgggcttagttgctccgcggcatgtgggatcttcttgggccagagctcgaacccgtgtcccttgcattggtgggctgattcttaaccattgcgccaccagggaagccctataatatgCAGTTTTAATTGTGAATAATGAGCACTGCAGGTAAAGAagattattaaattataaagtaTAATACTCTTGCTTACCAAATTGTCAACCACTTGAGGGTGGAGTTTCCTCACATAGCTGAAGCAGCATCCTCTCTAGCTTCCTATTAACACTCTTAGTTTCTTAGGAAATGTAAGCCAAATTGCTTGCTTTCTGATCCTCAGCAGGGCTGCTTCCCTGAATCCTCAtccactttctttatccattgtcTACTGAGCTAAGTCAGACAATGAAAGCACCAACTGCTTTAAAGTCTAAACAGTTCACTTCTGGCTTCCTTTCCCACTGACTCCACCCTAGTTCCTGTTAGGTCTCTAGAGGTGGAAATGTTTGGCAAGGTAAACTCAACTTCAAGTCTTGTCTACCAAAAATGCCTCTTCAAAAGAGGATAAGAAGAAGGATTTTCTTTTCAGAGGGTCCCTGGAACAGCAagaaagttcccacatgctgatCAGAGCACCTTTCTGGTTGGGGTGGCACAAAAGAAAAAGCGTTGCTATATTCCAAAATCATGGAATGGTCAAAGGCGATAGTGATTAAAAAGTGTTTGAATTAAATTGAACATTTAATTCTCTTGGAGTAATAAAATACTTCTCAATTGGTACATAGAAATTTGTGTTAAAATTaaccaaaaaattaatttattttccttagtACCTGTGTCCATCTAGTGAAGCATGGATTTACCTTTCTTTGAATTATTCTTTTGTGACCCCTTGGCATGCCAGTAGTAATCCAGGATGTTCAATATTCTATTTAATCACCTATTCCTCTTGCCCCTTTCTACCTAGAGTTATTTAATTTATGACGTTTGCCTTTTTCTTTGACCACATTCACTTGTTTACCCTAATATTTATTAGGATCCATTGTGGAATAGTATTGTGTTATACACTGACATTAAATAGATAAAAAAACCATACTTACTGTCCACTAAGTATATTATCATGTAAACACGATGTGGATAAACATAGGGGTTTATATATAGTGTGGGAAAGCAGGAAGGTGTGTCCAAATTGCCTGGGAAAATCATGGAAAGCCTAAGATATAAAAAACCTGGTTTATCAGGTTGTCAAGGCAGAAGAGCTCTCAAAGCAGGTGTAAGGGTCATTGTTGATACATAAATCTCGTGCCAACTCAGGCTTAATCATCTTGTCACATGGCTTGATAAATTCATCATCTTTGTGTTTTAGGGTTATTATAGCAATAAAATGTATTCTCAGTGATACTATTAAGACTTTATATCacaaatggcattgtttttacttttgtcttttaaagcaGTAACAGTAAACTCTTGACAGTTGTACTGTACTTATCATATTCTTAGAACTTATTGTCAGTAATAAGTATGTTATATTAACAAAGTATAAATGTAGTATAATGTCCTTTTAGGGAAAAGTGAGCTTTGGGGTTCTATCATGATGGTTGCAAAATTCTTTGATAGCTGTTGGAGGAATATAGTACATGGAAGATTGAATATCCC
This genomic stretch from Kogia breviceps isolate mKogBre1 chromosome 1, mKogBre1 haplotype 1, whole genome shotgun sequence harbors:
- the STIL gene encoding SCL-interrupting locus protein isoform X4, translating into MEPTYPLIGTQMNTRFSSSRMVPFYFPPSKYALWNPMPIGDYIYLHLNYHRNPKLVVTEKTIRLACRHAKQNKENLPCFLLGSLTVDEDEESVTLTIDRFDPGREVPECLERTPTASLPGDFVIPCKIHTQGLCSREIIVHNVDDFNSAFKALQHHVCSKDSLDCGKLLSLRAHITSRESLDTVDFDLDWAAVTLANNFKCTPVKPIPIIPTALARNLSSNLNISQVQGTYKYGYLTMDETRKLLLLLESDPKAYSLPLVGIWLSGIIHIYSPQVWACCLRYMFSSSIQERVFSESGNFIIVLYSVTHKDPEFYECLPCDGRLPDLRFQLLTSKETLHLFKNPSANAGDTGSSPGPRRSHMLWSS